The following proteins come from a genomic window of Miscanthus floridulus cultivar M001 chromosome 2, ASM1932011v1, whole genome shotgun sequence:
- the LOC136539805 gene encoding transcription factor MYB8-like → MAKQSCCHKKKLRRGLWSPEEDEKLMNHIAQYGHGCWSSVPKLAGLDRCGKSCRLRWINYLRPDLKRGTFSQEEEDLIIHLHSLLGNKWSQIAAQLPGRTDNEVKNFWNSYIKKRLRERGIDPATHQPLTEPAAAAATATTTVSRRAVFGDVDLIPTTTPIQAAPFEGPSMLDGVTKLPVELDWPIAGDGVPSSSLSRPCYFQGACFNMDALQQQHCGSIPPAPVVPSASSPSALTSMAEAEHCNTNITGGSFPWLELGASAVADAGHVDSCYAGALDELRWSEYFDSAFQAAASQQGALQAAGQCVYGGKDDVPVHFDVHGLSNWC, encoded by the exons ATGGCGAAGCAGTCGTGCTGCCACAAGAAGAAGCTGAGGAGAGGGCTCTGGTCCCCCGAGGAGGACGAGAAGCTCATGAACCACATTGCCCAGTACGGCCACGGCTGCTGGAGCTCCGTGCCCAAGCTTGCAG GCCTCGACAGGTGTGGCAAGAGCTGCAGGCTGAGGTGGATAAACTACCTGAGGCCAGACCTCAAGAGGGGAACATTCTCACAAGAGGAGGAGGACCTCATCATACACCTCCACTCCTTGCTGGGAAACAA GTGGTCTCAGATTGCGGCGCAGCTGCCTGGCCGGACGGACAACGAGGTCAAGAACTTCTGGAACTCGTACATCAAGAAGAGGCTCAGGGAGCGCGGCATCGACCCCGCCACCCACCAACCGCTCACCGAGcctgccgcggcggcggcgactgccaccaccaccgtcaGCCGCCGCGCGGTGTTCGGGGACGTCGATCTCATCCCGACTACTACACCAATCCAGGCGGCGCCGTTCGAGGGGCCATCAATGCTGGACGGCGTGACGAAGCTCCCGGTGGAGTTGGACTGGCCCATCGCCGGCGACGGGGTGCCGTCTTCGTCGCTGTCAAGGCCGTGCTACTTTCAGGGGGCCTGCTTCAACATGGACGCGCTGCAGCAGCAGCACTGCGGCTCCATCCCGCCGGCGCCGGTCGTCCCGTCGGCCTCCAGTCCCAGCGCGCTGACCTCGATGGCAGAGGCCGAACACTGCAACACCAACATCACCGGCGGCAGCTTCCCATGGTTGGAGCTCGGGGCAAGCGCGGTGGCTGATGCCGGCCACGTCGACAGCTGCTACGCCGGCGCGCTGGACGAGCTCAGGTGGTCGGAGTACTTCGACAGTGCCTTCCAGGCCGCCGCGAGCCAGCAAGGCGCCCTGCAGGCGGCGGGGCAGTGTGTCTACGGCGGCAAGGATGACGTCCCGGTGCACTTCGACGTCCATGGGCTAAGCAACTGGTGCTAA